In the genome of Massilibacillus massiliensis, one region contains:
- a CDS encoding glucose PTS transporter subunit IIA encodes MDYAKIAQQIIVYCGNKENISSITHCTTRLRIFIKEKSIVKQESIKAMKEVIGVIYVNDELQIVLGKNLLPIYNETMNLYDEHNDHTNVNDASSPKVSSVKEAFGKIISFVSAAVTPMIPGLVAGGMLKVFLLLITLAWKPFGSSQTYTLLGILADVPFYFMPVFIAFGAAKKLGATPIYAMVATAGLVYPGFVKLFSAGSEAVAVFGMPIMAVKYSSTLLPALLISICAWYCEKMLVKIIPGIIRPVLVGMGTIVISYTLGITILGPLGDFAGGYLVNIFLWPSAHFGGVAVGFLAACMPWLVMTGMHHAVTPFMVQAIANPGYDVLFRPAYLLHNMAEGGACIGVGLKTKRKKLKAECFSLAFGCIIAGVSEPAIYGINLRLKRPMYGVMAGGAAGGIVAGFLGATAYVYGYSTLLAIPIFQQTILAIIAGIIVTIVVATIVTMSLGFDENDISDHFSEESSVVEPSKEAKAIMSPTAGQIVKLEDIQDPMFSQGILGQGCGIQSEDGKIYAPINGKITMVAASKHAIGITSDDGMELLIHVGIDTVKLNGQGFSLHVNEGDQIQQGQLLMTADLENIKAEGYDSVVILLLTNSADYTQVKLCQTGNMEKNLKLLEVVE; translated from the coding sequence ATGGATTATGCAAAAATTGCACAACAAATTATTGTATATTGCGGGAACAAAGAAAATATTTCTAGTATAACGCATTGTACGACACGTTTAAGAATTTTTATAAAAGAAAAATCCATTGTAAAACAAGAATCAATAAAAGCAATGAAAGAAGTTATTGGCGTTATCTATGTCAATGATGAACTGCAAATCGTTTTAGGTAAAAATCTTTTGCCCATTTATAATGAAACTATGAATTTATATGATGAACATAATGATCATACAAATGTAAATGATGCTTCTAGCCCGAAGGTAAGCTCTGTAAAGGAAGCTTTTGGCAAGATCATTAGCTTCGTTTCAGCTGCTGTAACGCCAATGATTCCCGGACTGGTTGCCGGTGGTATGCTTAAGGTATTTCTGCTGCTTATTACTTTGGCGTGGAAACCTTTCGGCAGTTCGCAAACCTATACTTTATTAGGTATTCTTGCAGATGTTCCTTTTTATTTTATGCCGGTATTTATAGCGTTTGGTGCGGCAAAAAAACTGGGGGCAACTCCGATCTATGCTATGGTGGCAACTGCCGGGCTAGTATATCCGGGTTTCGTTAAATTATTTAGTGCCGGTAGTGAGGCGGTAGCCGTTTTTGGTATGCCGATCATGGCCGTAAAATACAGCAGCACATTGTTGCCGGCTTTATTGATTAGTATTTGTGCTTGGTATTGCGAAAAGATGTTAGTAAAGATTATTCCAGGCATCATTCGCCCTGTTCTTGTCGGAATGGGAACTATTGTGATCTCATATACATTAGGCATAACAATATTAGGCCCGCTTGGTGATTTCGCTGGCGGCTATTTGGTCAATATTTTTCTTTGGCCATCTGCTCATTTTGGTGGCGTTGCCGTTGGTTTTTTAGCCGCTTGTATGCCGTGGCTGGTTATGACGGGCATGCACCATGCAGTAACACCATTTATGGTACAAGCGATTGCCAATCCCGGCTATGATGTGCTTTTTCGTCCGGCGTATCTTTTGCATAATATGGCAGAAGGCGGTGCGTGTATCGGTGTCGGTTTAAAAACAAAAAGAAAGAAATTAAAAGCGGAATGTTTTAGTCTTGCGTTTGGTTGTATTATTGCTGGCGTTTCAGAACCAGCGATCTATGGCATCAATCTTCGGTTGAAACGCCCGATGTATGGCGTTATGGCCGGTGGAGCTGCGGGTGGTATTGTCGCAGGATTCTTGGGAGCGACCGCTTATGTATACGGATATTCGACCTTATTGGCTATTCCGATTTTTCAGCAAACCATACTGGCTATTATAGCAGGGATTATTGTCACGATTGTGGTGGCCACTATCGTGACGATGTCTCTGGGATTTGATGAAAATGATATCAGTGATCATTTTTCGGAAGAGTCCAGTGTTGTTGAACCATCGAAGGAAGCAAAAGCTATCATGTCACCAACAGCTGGACAGATCGTAAAGCTGGAGGATATTCAAGATCCCATGTTTTCACAAGGGATTCTAGGCCAGGGATGTGGCATTCAATCAGAAGATGGAAAGATCTATGCACCAATAAACGGTAAAATTACAATGGTGGCCGCTAGCAAGCATGCCATTGGAATTACCAGTGACGATGGTATGGAATTGCTTATTCATGTTGGAATCGATACAGTAAAATTAAACGGGCAAGGATTTTCTCTGCATGTAAACGAAGGCGATCAAATTCAACAGGGACAGTTGCTTATGACAGCCGATCTTGAGAATATCAAAGCGGAAGGTTATGATTCTGTGGTTATTTTACTTCTTACAAATAGTGCCGATTATACGCAGGTAAAACTGTGTCAAACCGGTAACATGGAAAAGAACCTAAAGTTGCTGGAAGTTGTAGAATAA
- a CDS encoding putative quinol monooxygenase: MMIKVIASSVIKENHLSDALHLYQLLVKETVKEQGCISYELFQEVGNPNRLTLIEEWEDQTALHRHTQTPHFIDLVKKLALYEEELPVLIYKKLF, encoded by the coding sequence ATGATGATAAAAGTAATTGCCTCAAGCGTTATAAAAGAAAATCATTTATCTGATGCGCTACATCTTTATCAATTGTTGGTGAAAGAAACAGTAAAAGAGCAGGGCTGTATTTCCTATGAGTTATTTCAAGAAGTCGGCAATCCAAACAGACTCACCTTAATTGAAGAATGGGAAGATCAAACGGCCCTACACCGCCACACACAAACCCCTCACTTTATAGATTTAGTTAAAAAACTAGCATTGTATGAAGAAGAGTTACCTGTTCTAATTTATAAAAAGCTATTTTAA
- a CDS encoding MurR/RpiR family transcriptional regulator — translation MILEQANCKNNLTKTENKIFKFIQDYPRIVINLSLEELSRECFISQASIIRLCKKLGTKGFADFKIKLASELSTFALASQPILADIPISPNDHCEEIMKVFYNLSYRALESTFNTLNAKDVETAAALLAKADIIRLYGRGESLIVAEDFHYKLLRLGINSNLETLNGFQEVTSGDTNKKTNTVALVISQYCNSRQLHYIIDELVNCNIPFILLTSAEDAWPYDKLAKITLRIPCSESRQKIGSFASRTAMLYLLDCIYGQLFALDYEKNLNKLSAYSRRKEERKYYYKGRAAD, via the coding sequence ATGATTCTTGAGCAGGCAAACTGTAAAAACAACTTAACAAAGACCGAAAATAAAATTTTTAAATTTATACAGGACTACCCACGTATTGTCATTAATTTATCTTTGGAGGAACTAAGCAGAGAATGCTTTATTTCGCAGGCATCTATCATTCGTCTATGTAAAAAACTTGGCACAAAAGGATTCGCAGATTTTAAAATTAAGCTTGCCTCCGAACTAAGCACATTTGCGTTAGCATCTCAACCTATTCTAGCGGACATTCCGATTTCCCCCAATGATCACTGCGAAGAAATTATGAAAGTATTTTATAACCTTTCGTATCGAGCCTTGGAATCCACCTTCAATACGCTCAATGCAAAAGATGTAGAAACAGCGGCTGCATTGCTTGCCAAAGCCGATATTATAAGACTTTATGGTCGCGGCGAATCCCTTATTGTTGCTGAAGATTTCCATTATAAATTACTTCGCCTAGGAATTAATTCAAATCTCGAAACACTAAACGGCTTTCAAGAGGTTACGAGCGGAGATACAAATAAAAAAACAAATACGGTAGCACTTGTTATCTCACAATATTGCAATAGCCGACAGCTCCATTATATAATCGATGAACTGGTGAATTGCAATATTCCGTTCATTTTGCTTACAAGCGCTGAAGATGCATGGCCCTATGATAAACTTGCCAAAATCACGCTGCGTATCCCCTGCTCAGAAAGCCGTCAAAAAATAGGTTCGTTCGCGTCCAGAACGGCAATGCTTTACTTATTGGATTGTATATATGGTCAGCTTTTTGCTTTAGACTATGAAAAAAATCTAAACAAACTAAGCGCGTATTCACGCCGTAAAGAAGAACGTAAATATTATTACAAAGGAAGAGCCGCGGATTAA
- a CDS encoding carbonic anhydrase, translating into MQKLLEGIVKFKRGDFEAHRDLFKNLKTQQKPHTLFITCSDSRVDPNMITGTLPGELFIIRNIANLVPPERETAEYLATTSAIEYAVISLGVENIIVCGHSNCGGCAACLNPSSKLTQMPHTEKWLELTHPVRDRILAEVPENNPEVRQWMMEQANVVEQLKHLMTYQYIYDKVLQGKLMISGWHYIIETGEVFIHDRTTGEFILANP; encoded by the coding sequence GTGCAAAAACTTCTGGAGGGAATTGTAAAATTTAAACGCGGTGACTTTGAAGCGCATCGTGACCTTTTTAAAAATTTAAAAACACAGCAGAAACCACACACTTTGTTTATCACCTGCTCTGATTCCAGAGTGGATCCAAATATGATTACCGGAACTTTGCCGGGAGAATTATTTATCATCCGCAATATTGCAAACTTGGTACCGCCAGAAAGAGAAACTGCAGAATATCTAGCGACTACATCTGCGATTGAATATGCTGTCATTTCTCTCGGGGTAGAAAACATCATCGTTTGTGGACACTCCAATTGCGGTGGATGTGCCGCCTGTCTAAATCCATCTAGTAAATTAACACAAATGCCACATACTGAAAAATGGCTGGAATTAACGCATCCAGTTCGAGATCGCATCCTCGCAGAAGTCCCCGAAAACAATCCAGAAGTCCGGCAATGGATGATGGAGCAGGCAAATGTAGTCGAGCAATTGAAACATCTTATGACCTATCAATATATCTATGATAAAGTGTTACAAGGAAAATTGATGATCAGCGGCTGGCACTACATTATCGAAACAGGTGAAGTTTTTATTCACGATAGAACCACAGGAGAATTTATCCTAGCGAATCCGTGA
- a CDS encoding flavodoxin family protein, producing MSKHIVVLNGSPRKNGNTSVLVEAFTKGAEASGNIVTTFFLDKMNIHGCKGCFGGGKNPASPCVQKDDMDKIYPAFMEADVVVLASPLYYWNLSGQLRTAFDRLFAAAECNPNYENPRKDSVLLMAAEEYSFDEVINYYNGLIKHIRWNSLGQVLVGGVRKPGDIEGNPGLKEAEKLGLSIK from the coding sequence ATGAGTAAGCACATTGTGGTGTTAAACGGTAGTCCACGCAAAAATGGTAATACTTCCGTCTTAGTGGAGGCATTTACGAAAGGGGCAGAAGCATCGGGGAATATTGTCACAACTTTCTTTTTGGATAAAATGAACATTCATGGCTGTAAAGGGTGTTTTGGGGGCGGAAAAAATCCTGCGAGTCCATGTGTCCAGAAAGATGATATGGACAAAATTTACCCTGCCTTTATGGAGGCTGATGTCGTAGTTTTGGCTTCTCCGTTATATTATTGGAATCTAAGTGGGCAGCTCCGCACAGCGTTCGATCGTCTGTTCGCTGCCGCTGAATGTAATCCCAATTATGAGAATCCTCGCAAAGATAGTGTATTGCTTATGGCAGCAGAGGAGTATAGTTTTGATGAAGTAATAAATTATTACAATGGACTCATCAAACATATCCGTTGGAACAGTTTGGGACAGGTGCTTGTAGGCGGGGTGAGGAAACCAGGCGATATTGAGGGGAATCCGGGATTGAAGGAAGCTGAAAAATTAGGGTTATCTATAAAGTAA
- a CDS encoding CatB-related O-acetyltransferase, whose translation MFFSRTVRKHKVVFTESQFQNPQITVGRYTYGLPRIYSVNWPCAVKIGSFCSIADHVQIFMDVNHRLDWVTTFPFPALSEFSEADHIYGHPWARGDVQIGNDVWIGNDVSILSGVTIGDGAVIGTGAMVTKDIPSYAVAVGNPAKVIKLRFTETQIAQLLKIRWWDWPIEKIRAYIPLLCGDIEIFLQKITETECLAEILSQD comes from the coding sequence ATGTTTTTTTCTAGAACGGTTCGTAAACATAAAGTGGTATTTACAGAGTCGCAATTTCAAAATCCACAAATTACAGTGGGCAGATATACATATGGATTGCCTAGAATTTATTCCGTGAATTGGCCTTGTGCGGTTAAAATCGGCAGTTTTTGCAGTATTGCAGATCACGTGCAGATTTTTATGGATGTAAATCATCGTCTGGATTGGGTGACTACATTTCCTTTTCCCGCGTTGAGCGAGTTCTCTGAGGCAGATCATATTTATGGGCACCCTTGGGCCAGAGGGGATGTTCAGATTGGCAATGATGTATGGATTGGTAACGATGTCTCTATCCTGTCAGGTGTAACGATCGGTGATGGTGCGGTTATTGGCACTGGTGCGATGGTTACGAAGGACATACCGTCATATGCAGTAGCTGTTGGCAATCCTGCTAAAGTTATAAAGCTTCGCTTCACTGAAACTCAGATTGCGCAGTTGCTTAAAATCCGGTGGTGGGATTGGCCAATAGAAAAAATTAGAGCGTATATTCCTTTGTTATGCGGCGATATAGAGATTTTTTTGCAGAAAATAACTGAGACGGAATGCCTTGCCGAGATCTTGAGTCAGGACTAG
- a CDS encoding RDD family protein: MDKDMQQLKPWVRFWVRNFDFIIFFLFIRMILWNGLMCIENYPFIRLLIIGVCIILVESMFISFFGKTPGKWIGNIKVKNCKGDNPTFNQALRRTLLVWIKGVFLYIPFVSFIAMWVSKNSLIKTGNTYWDEVCRTNVEYSVLPIWRYTIMIMIVIVFNLMIYIAAIDYLVSLVMKSILW; this comes from the coding sequence ATGGATAAAGATATGCAGCAATTAAAACCATGGGTACGATTTTGGGTTCGCAACTTTGATTTCATTATATTTTTTTTATTTATTCGCATGATCTTATGGAATGGTCTTATGTGTATTGAAAATTATCCTTTCATTAGATTATTGATAATTGGAGTATGCATAATTCTTGTTGAGTCTATGTTTATTTCCTTTTTCGGGAAAACACCTGGAAAATGGATTGGTAACATAAAGGTGAAAAATTGCAAAGGAGACAATCCTACCTTTAATCAAGCTCTCAGACGTACTTTATTGGTGTGGATAAAAGGCGTGTTTTTATACATTCCTTTTGTCTCTTTTATTGCAATGTGGGTATCTAAAAATAGTTTGATAAAAACAGGAAATACCTATTGGGATGAAGTCTGCCGAACAAATGTTGAATATAGTGTTTTACCGATTTGGCGTTACACGATCATGATCATGATTGTAATCGTTTTTAACTTGATGATTTATATTGCGGCTATAGATTACTTAGTATCATTAGTAATGAAATCCATTCTATGGTGA
- a CDS encoding methyl-accepting chemotaxis protein — translation MSSNFRVKLNRDIAIVILIMTIVTLALGAYEAYTIHKQKEARLVSYRQLLFADYDASIKKQVQTVLNQVNAYYERSQQGLMTETEAKVYALNVVRDARYGDDKSGVFWADSFDGVLLSSGAGNAVLGKARIDVKDAKGNTFVKTFIENARNPEGGYSEYYYPRPKDVDPSQRPLPKRSYSAGFAPWQWSIGTGNYVDDLEALVEDYKVQLEEEMTYRLVYSVITYVFILLLAIVTSLFINSKITKRINPVAQVAQEVARGNLNVRHLKDHAEDSIGDLAQAVHEMVHNLRAVVKQTKDSAGQVSQTADQLYKSMEQSAQTSELIVRSVGSVDQGAARQMVLAKNASDAVCETSNAVTAMITNSKSLADTSSEVAQASQVGEDNISRTIQQMQQIKSTVANSADVVKNLGDRSKLIFVMAETISKLASQTNLLALNAAIESARAGEHGRGFAVVADEVRKLAEQSDDASKQITDIIHMIHMDAQKAIEAMNAGMQEVQMGTEVVAEAGQSFKSISNLITMMLDEIHRTIQQMQTIASASRNAEKTVQEVEQISKNISLETAQISSATEEQSASVQEITASSTALSNMAEELNKWVDKFKV, via the coding sequence ATGAGTTCTAATTTCAGAGTTAAGTTAAATCGAGATATTGCAATTGTAATTTTGATTATGACTATCGTGACACTAGCGCTTGGTGCGTATGAGGCGTATACAATCCATAAACAGAAAGAGGCTCGATTAGTAAGTTATCGGCAGTTGCTGTTTGCTGATTATGATGCGAGTATAAAAAAGCAGGTTCAAACGGTATTGAATCAAGTTAATGCATATTATGAACGTTCTCAACAGGGATTAATGACAGAAACGGAAGCGAAAGTTTACGCTTTGAATGTCGTGCGTGATGCACGATATGGAGATGATAAAAGTGGCGTTTTTTGGGCGGATTCTTTTGATGGGGTGCTTCTGTCTTCGGGAGCAGGTAATGCTGTTTTGGGAAAAGCGCGTATTGATGTAAAGGACGCAAAGGGAAATACCTTTGTAAAGACGTTTATTGAAAATGCAAGGAACCCTGAGGGCGGATATTCGGAGTATTATTATCCGAGACCTAAAGATGTTGATCCATCGCAGAGGCCTTTGCCGAAACGTTCTTATAGTGCCGGATTCGCACCATGGCAATGGTCGATTGGAACGGGAAATTATGTGGATGATTTAGAGGCCTTGGTAGAAGATTATAAGGTGCAGTTAGAAGAAGAGATGACGTATCGGCTCGTGTATTCGGTTATTACATATGTATTTATTTTGCTCTTGGCAATCGTTACTTCATTATTTATCAATAGTAAAATTACCAAGCGCATCAATCCGGTGGCACAGGTTGCACAGGAAGTGGCGAGGGGAAATTTGAATGTTCGGCACTTGAAGGATCATGCAGAAGACAGCATTGGTGATTTAGCGCAGGCTGTACATGAAATGGTGCATAATTTGCGTGCCGTAGTTAAGCAAACCAAGGATTCTGCTGGGCAGGTGTCGCAGACTGCTGACCAATTGTATAAGAGTATGGAACAATCGGCGCAGACTTCGGAACTGATTGTTCGTTCTGTTGGTAGTGTAGATCAGGGAGCCGCACGGCAGATGGTTTTGGCTAAAAATGCATCGGATGCGGTTTGTGAAACTTCGAATGCAGTGACTGCAATGATTACAAATTCTAAAAGTTTGGCGGATACATCGAGCGAAGTTGCGCAGGCATCACAGGTGGGGGAAGATAACATTTCTCGTACGATTCAGCAGATGCAGCAGATTAAAAGTACGGTAGCTAATTCTGCCGATGTTGTTAAAAATTTGGGGGATCGTTCGAAACTGATCTTTGTTATGGCAGAAACGATTTCCAAACTTGCGTCCCAAACAAATCTGTTAGCATTAAATGCGGCGATTGAATCTGCACGTGCCGGTGAGCATGGAAGAGGTTTTGCAGTGGTTGCCGATGAAGTGAGAAAGCTCGCTGAACAGTCTGATGATGCATCCAAGCAAATTACGGATATCATTCATATGATTCATATGGATGCACAAAAAGCGATAGAGGCAATGAATGCAGGGATGCAGGAGGTGCAAATGGGGACGGAAGTGGTTGCGGAGGCTGGACAGTCTTTTAAATCAATTTCGAATTTGATTACAATGATGTTAGATGAAATCCATAGGACGATTCAGCAAATGCAAACAATCGCTAGTGCCAGCCGAAATGCTGAAAAAACAGTACAGGAAGTCGAGCAGATTTCAAAAAATATTTCGCTTGAGACTGCACAGATATCTTCCGCTACCGAGGAGCAGTCTGCTTCGGTACAGGAAATTACTGCATCGAGTACGGCACTGTCCAATATGGCAGAAGAATTAAATAAATGGGTGGATAAATTTAAGGTTTGA
- the ascB gene encoding 6-phospho-beta-glucosidase translates to MKKMRTEFPQEFLWGGAIAANQAEGAYLEDGKGLDISAGFAHGIKHQHDVVIDPDKFYPTHEAIDFYHRYKEDLALMQEMNFKVFRTSINWSRIYPNGDDEQPNEAGLQFYDDLFDEMERCGIQPIITLSHYEMPLHLVEKYGSWRNRKLIAFFLRYCETVFRRYEKKVKYWLTFNEINNMRRMPGAAGGIFFKEGENEQQVVYQASHHMFVANSLAIKLCHELCPDAKIGCMLSLSNVYPHTCNPQDVFETMELRRQSLLFGDVMIRGAYPNYMARIWAEAGVEIETQPDDAAILKAYTADYLGFSYYRTSTHEYGQPFYGDTGGDQGTPNPYLETTPWGWQIDPLGLRFTLNELYDRYQIPLFVVENGLGQIDIPDKDGLIHDTYRIDYVKRHVQAIKEAIKDGVDVMGYTYWGPIDIVSAGTAEMQKRYGFIYVDRDNEGKGTLKRSKKDSFDWYAQVIASNGKDM, encoded by the coding sequence ATGAAAAAAATGAGAACTGAATTTCCCCAAGAGTTTTTATGGGGGGGCGCTATTGCCGCAAATCAAGCGGAAGGTGCTTATCTTGAAGATGGCAAAGGCTTGGATATCTCGGCTGGTTTTGCGCACGGAATTAAGCATCAGCATGACGTTGTCATCGATCCGGATAAATTTTATCCTACACATGAAGCGATTGATTTTTACCATAGATACAAAGAAGATCTGGCTTTAATGCAAGAAATGAATTTTAAAGTATTTCGAACTTCGATCAATTGGTCGCGTATTTATCCAAATGGGGATGACGAGCAGCCAAATGAAGCCGGTCTGCAATTTTATGATGATCTTTTTGATGAGATGGAGCGTTGTGGAATACAACCGATTATCACACTGAGCCATTATGAAATGCCGTTGCATTTAGTAGAGAAATACGGAAGCTGGCGAAACCGGAAACTGATTGCGTTCTTTTTACGGTATTGTGAAACCGTCTTTCGGCGTTATGAGAAAAAAGTAAAATACTGGCTTACTTTCAATGAGATTAATAATATGCGCCGTATGCCAGGTGCAGCAGGTGGTATTTTCTTTAAAGAAGGAGAAAATGAGCAACAGGTAGTTTACCAGGCAAGCCATCATATGTTTGTTGCCAATAGTTTGGCGATTAAACTTTGTCACGAACTTTGCCCAGATGCTAAAATTGGCTGTATGCTTTCTCTTAGCAACGTCTATCCGCATACTTGTAATCCCCAAGATGTATTTGAAACAATGGAGTTGCGCAGGCAGTCTTTACTATTTGGCGATGTGATGATTCGTGGAGCTTACCCAAATTACATGGCAAGAATTTGGGCTGAAGCTGGCGTAGAAATTGAAACACAACCAGACGATGCGGCGATTTTGAAAGCGTATACTGCCGACTATTTAGGTTTTAGTTATTACCGTACTTCCACACATGAATACGGCCAACCATTTTATGGTGATACGGGAGGAGACCAGGGCACGCCAAATCCTTACTTGGAAACAACACCGTGGGGATGGCAGATTGACCCATTGGGACTGCGCTTTACCTTAAATGAATTATATGATCGTTACCAGATTCCTTTATTTGTTGTGGAAAACGGACTGGGGCAGATTGATATTCCAGATAAAGATGGCCTTATCCATGATACGTATAGAATTGATTACGTGAAACGGCATGTTCAGGCAATTAAAGAAGCGATCAAAGATGGGGTCGATGTTATGGGATATACTTATTGGGGTCCTATTGATATCGTGAGTGCCGGAACTGCTGAAATGCAAAAACGTTATGGCTTTATTTATGTTGATCGCGATAATGAAGGAAAGGGAACATTGAAACGAAGCAAAAAAGATTCTTTTGATTGGTATGCGCAAGTAATTGCGTCTAATGGGAAGGATATGTAA
- a CDS encoding IS110 family RNA-guided transposase: MDITYERCCGIDVHKKMIVACLICGGKQQLRQFGTTTKELRDLSAWLVDAGCQMIAMESTASYWKPLYNIFELSDLNAMVVNAQHMKALPGRKTDVKDAEWIADLLRHGLLKASYIPDREQRELREISRYRKSLIDERSRELNRLQKMLEGANVKLSSVVSAINGKSSRRLLESIVQDKKLDEDEILRLLHPSMHAKLNEIMACVDGIISPLQRRLLRNVLDHIDDMTKRIEDMDKLIKDYLNKYEEAIAAIDEIPGVGRISAETILAEIGLNMNRFPTERHISSWAGVAPGNHESAGKRKSGKTTHGNTTLKAMLVQCAKAAQKTKGSFFSAQYQRIAARRGKSRAAVAVAHSILIAIYYILKAKVPYRELGSEYYNQFNREKKIQSYLKKLAALGWERPTTATT; the protein is encoded by the coding sequence GTGGACATAACTTATGAGCGTTGTTGTGGGATTGATGTACACAAAAAGATGATAGTTGCCTGTCTAATCTGTGGTGGAAAGCAGCAACTTCGTCAGTTTGGTACAACGACAAAAGAACTGAGAGATTTATCAGCTTGGTTAGTTGACGCCGGTTGTCAAATGATTGCCATGGAAAGTACCGCTTCCTACTGGAAACCATTGTACAATATCTTTGAGCTTTCCGATCTCAATGCCATGGTAGTAAATGCCCAGCACATGAAAGCTTTGCCTGGTCGTAAGACCGACGTCAAAGATGCAGAATGGATTGCCGATCTTCTTCGACATGGGTTACTAAAAGCAAGCTATATTCCAGACCGTGAACAACGGGAACTACGGGAAATCTCTCGCTATCGCAAGAGCTTGATTGATGAGCGAAGCCGAGAGCTGAACCGATTGCAGAAAATGCTAGAAGGAGCCAATGTGAAACTATCCAGTGTAGTAAGTGCCATCAACGGCAAGAGTTCCAGGCGACTTTTGGAAAGCATTGTCCAAGATAAAAAGCTTGATGAAGACGAGATTTTAAGGCTGCTTCATCCTAGTATGCACGCTAAACTCAATGAAATCATGGCTTGCGTTGATGGAATTATTTCGCCCTTGCAACGCAGATTGCTTCGTAATGTCTTGGATCATATTGACGATATGACAAAACGTATCGAAGATATGGACAAACTAATCAAAGACTACTTGAACAAATATGAAGAAGCCATCGCAGCCATAGATGAAATACCGGGTGTTGGGAGAATCAGTGCAGAAACAATCTTAGCGGAAATCGGATTAAATATGAATCGGTTTCCAACCGAAAGACATATTAGTTCTTGGGCTGGTGTGGCGCCAGGTAACCATGAGAGTGCAGGGAAACGAAAGAGTGGAAAAACTACGCATGGAAATACAACATTAAAAGCTATGTTAGTACAATGTGCTAAGGCTGCGCAAAAGACGAAGGGAAGCTTTTTTTCAGCTCAATATCAACGGATTGCAGCGCGAAGAGGAAAAAGCAGAGCCGCCGTAGCTGTGGCTCATTCCATACTAATCGCTATTTACTACATACTAAAAGCAAAAGTTCCTTATCGAGAGTTAGGTTCGGAATATTACAATCAATTTAACCGAGAGAAGAAAATACAATCCTATTTGAAGAAATTAGCGGCTTTGGGTTGGGAGCGCCCCACCACAGCTACAACCTGA
- a CDS encoding transposase: protein MPRKARAKSETGIYHLMCRGINKQNMFEDEEDKQRFLETLAHYKNLSGYTLYGYCLMDNHVHLLIKENKETIDQVIKRISSSYVYWYNQKYQRCGHLFQERYKSEVVETDEYFLMVLRYIHQNPVKAGISKNIGKYLWSSYNNYVGMKGIADIEYALKYFSNNKTEAIKLFIEYTNESNADECLDCRERVIVTDQEVKKYLSEMGIRTISQLQQLRKEQRDSVILNVKEKEGITIRQLARITGISKSVIARL from the coding sequence ATGCCGAGAAAAGCGCGAGCAAAAAGTGAAACAGGAATCTATCATCTGATGTGTAGGGGAATTAATAAACAAAATATGTTTGAAGATGAAGAAGACAAACAAAGATTTTTAGAAACACTTGCACATTATAAAAATTTGAGCGGTTATACGCTATATGGATATTGTTTAATGGACAACCATGTTCATTTACTGATAAAAGAGAATAAAGAAACAATAGACCAAGTGATAAAACGAATCAGTAGTAGCTATGTATATTGGTATAATCAAAAATATCAAAGATGTGGACATTTGTTTCAAGAAAGATATAAGAGTGAAGTAGTCGAGACAGATGAATATTTTCTTATGGTTTTAAGATATATTCATCAGAATCCGGTAAAAGCAGGAATTAGCAAAAATATAGGTAAATATCTGTGGAGTAGTTATAATAATTATGTCGGTATGAAAGGGATTGCAGATATAGAGTATGCGTTGAAATATTTTTCAAATAACAAAACAGAAGCGATAAAATTATTTATAGAGTATACAAATGAAAGCAATGCGGATGAATGTTTGGATTGTAGAGAAAGAGTGATTGTAACCGATCAAGAAGTAAAGAAATATTTAAGTGAAATGGGAATAAGGACGATTAGTCAATTACAACAGTTAAGAAAAGAACAACGAGATAGTGTAATCCTGAATGTCAAAGAAAAAGAGGGAATAACAATCAGACAATTAGCAAGGATAACTGGAATTTCTAAAAGTGTAATCGCTAGATTGTAG